The genomic interval ccataccatttttttcaaAGTTGTCAAAAATGTTTACGTTAGTTTGTAATTTGGTAATATTGcacatcttgccaaaattttggcactaccaaaacttgataaggtttattttagctataatcTGAATAAGCCCTTATATTCGTGTTGGAGTGGAGAAAGGGATTTGATTGTTCTTCGATTCTACTCCCCTCCCTCCGTTCATTTTAAGTGTAACCATAAGTTTTCGCGCTCTACTTTAAtagttcgttttatttgaaaactttttataattagtatttttgttgttatgagatgataaaacatgaatagtactttactcgtgacttatgtttttatttttttaaataagacggacggttaaagttAGACGTGGAAAATCATGACTGTACTTAAAAAATTGTGTGGAGAGAGTAGCTCTTTCGTACGTACCACCGTGCACTTTAATTGTCAGTCCAATGTGAATAACACGCCTACTCGAGAAGGCCATAGGAGGCATGACTTATAAGAGGCTGAGGATGACAGTGAAGGTGTCGAGTTAATGCAATGACGCATGTTGGTGAACTAGTTGATCGAGCTGAACTCACCCACCGTCGGAACGGGTGCATGCACGGAAATTTGCTGGTGGTATGTAGAAGTAGATAAGGGTATGAGAGAATGTGCAACTTACTCCATAATATTTGTGCTCGCTCAGTAGGCACTGATGTTTTCTTTGTACAGTACAGATATATCTACATGGTTTTGTGTGCGTAAGTGCGTTGATGTTTCCTTTATACGAGACAAAGATATATCTTCATGGTAACCGACTCACCTGGCGTGTGCCCCGGGACACCCGTCCCACGATTAACTAGtactacctctatattttaatatatcacgccgttgattttttttccaacgtttgatcattcatcttatttaaaaaatttatgtaattttcatttattttattatgacttgattcgtcatcaaatgttctttgagtatgacataaatattttcatatttgcacaaaaattttgaatgaaacgaatggtcaaacgttggtcgaaaagtcaacggtgtcatacattaaaatgtGAAGGGAGTAATTGGTAAGATTTTCAATTTGGACTTACAGTTGTGCAGTGTAATTTATATGAGTTAAACCACTATAAATaatgttatttttaaaaaattatcataCCATGTCGTCAAGAAATTATGCATCGGGTAacgaaaaaaggagaaaaattaaAAGGGTGGATGAATTAATAGAATTTCAGAAGGGGGCAATGGACAAATTTATAAGGGTAACACGGGCAGTTCAAGTAATTCAGGGTCTGTTTACTTTTCTgttatttttaaccatactattttttttggcaaagatgctaaaaaaatatatacgtttagtttgttgtcaaatttagtcaatacttcctccgtctcacaatgtaagactttctagcattgcccatattcatttagatgttaatgaatctagacaaatctatgtgtttagattcattaacatcgatatatatgtggacaatgctagaaagtcttatattgtgaaacggacggagtacataagaaatcctgctaaaattttggcaatattgtcatcttgccaaaattttggcattgctaaaatttgataaggtttattttagctacaattACCCCTCATATATTTAAGCGGTTACCTGCGTGGATTTTCCTAGTCCGTAAATTGAACCGAAATGACAGCCTATCCACTTGGATGGGCTAAGAAATTGGGGCTATCAAATCAGCCTTACCCCTTCTGTGTATTAGGCTGCTTCTACCATAGCCGGCCTGGTATCACTTCCTTCCTTGACCCTTCTCGGAGAACAGAAAGATATTCGCAGGCAAAGTTGCACTGCCTGCACTGCTGCACACACGTGACACGTGTATGTGAAACTCGAGTACATTCTCTAATTACAATTACAACGTGTTCAGATTTCATCTGTATGATGATACTCCTATCTAGTAGCAATACTCTAGTAAATATCACCGTAAGAATGCGAAACTTTCACTTTCTCTGTTAAATATATCAGGGAAGTAATTCCTCTGCATTGGTTTGAATAAacacaaaagggaaaaaaaatatccgaCGCCCGATGCATGCATCTTTCTGGTCAGTGTCATCGTTGATCTGTAACATCAGTTGATGTCGAGGGCGATCAATTTTTCTCCCGATCGTAGTTAATTACACATGGGGCGGCACATGACACGAGTAACCGGGAAATAATTAGTTGATCGATCGCAATTTGAAACAGTATCCACGCTAACAGCGACAGGTTAATTTTCTCTCttggaaaaagaataaaaagtgACACGACAAGCGGTGATCTGGCTAGTTAATTACGTATGAACTGTTTCGGATAACACAAGACTGCAGGGGATTATGACAATTATCCCCTAAGGCCCTatttagatcctccaaaataataaaagttttgctattttgtagcattttttgtcattttggatctaaacattAGTAGCAAAAGTTGGTAATTTGGCATTTGTTAGTacatagtagcaaattgtgccaaaaagtgctttgggaccactccctctctctttctcactttagtgctagaatggcaaaactttaacatgcatctaaacaccaactagtacttttgcaatgccaaaacttttgccatcaaaagttttgccatttgtcatttgccattccaaatgaatctaaacatgtcCTTAGGGAGTATATTAATTTGAGTCGGGTAGAAATGAACACGGCACAAATTATAGTTTAGTTGTCAGTATTCAGCATGCATTGAGCACGTACTACGCATTAATAAGGATTATCTAAATCCTTGCGCCTAATGACATACTCAGTGTATATATACCGGtgtttatctatctatctatctatctatctatagaTAAACTAACACGTACCTACGAACGTATGCAAAGTCCCTGTCATCCAAATAAGAACAGGGTCTGGTCCAACCGACCAAATTAAATTATACTAGTATTAGAGAGGCGGAGTTGGTCGGTCCGGTCGCCATTTCGCATTCGTCCGGGACGATCGATGGGGGGTGGATCGCGACGTACGCGCGCGAATCCAATTCCACTCCACCGTGGAGGAGATGAATCCGGCGTTGTTGAACCAGCCAGTTTAACGGACGGCGTCAGTTTTGATGGTGGGGGCCAGCGTTACAAGTGTGCATGTGGTGCACGTACGTGTCGCGTGCCACGTGTGGCTGGGTGGGAGTTGGCGTGGGCGATAGGGTACATGACATGAGAGGTGACACGTGTGGAGGAGCAGGCAGATATAGGCGCAGGTATCGTCTCTTGTCGGCAGCGTTCTGCAGTGGAACCGACCAATCCTTCCATCGACTCCAATCCGCGGCCTCTTCTTAGAGTAGGTATAATAATAGATTATTAGTCagttgtaaatatattttaatgagctaaaagataaaagaaaagagtagcgggctacagatctatagccagctgtagcatgaAGTCAAAGAtacaatatgtgtatgacaggtgggactataTATTAGTGATTtggtaagtaactattgtataaattagttattaggttgactatagatgaattaaaaCTAGTAGtagactatactattaaacttgctctttaTCGATCGGTCAGTTGCAGTTGGACTGGATCTCATCCCAATCCGTCTTTCATCCGCGTGTGCCATGCGGGAGAAGTACCAGGAGTACAACGCAAGCAACGCCACATGGTGACATGGTATGGCGCGGTGGCCTGTTTGCGCGCGACGTACGCCACGAAAACGTATGCCCATGCCTTCCCGTCCCTACGATCCGCCATATCGTGGCGCCCGTCGAGCTCGACGAATCATCCCAGTCCGCATGCGGAAAAGCCCATCGATTTCAAGGTCATATGCTGCTTGTCCGGCACACGGCGGAGCCTTGGCTCCAAGACACACCTATTCCCCTGGAAAGATATTCTCTGACTTAACTGCTATATACATATGTaccataacaaaataaaactcacatgtcagtgacttaAACTTCCCAGTCCCCACACCGTGCGGCCCCCACCACCCGTGGGCCCACCTCGCCAGTCCAAACCAAACGGCGCCCCGACGGGGACCAAACGGCACGGCAGGCAGGGCTCGCCTATATATACCTCGGAGAAAGAGAAATTAATGGCTCCTTTTCTCTTACGCTTCTCCCTGTTCCTCCTCCTACTTCTACTGCTGAACTAGTTCTACTACTACCACTCAAAAACAACAaacatagctagctagctagtgatctGATTTGCATTCAAGTAGTTAACAGCCCAACCAGCAAAAGATCGGAGGAACAAaagggttgggttgggtttggTTGGTTGTTCGGAGGAAGAAGCATTTCGTTTCAGGTGAGCTGTCGTTTTTTTTAGGgacaatctcctcctcctcctccttgtttgTTGCAGTTCACGCTGTTCTTGATTCCCCCCTTTTGATTTCACCTCATCAAGCTCGCCTTCCCTTTCCTTTTGCGGCGAGTTTCCAGTTCCAACAGATGGAGATACTGTATATAAACACACACGTTTAATTATTTGCTGAATCTCCCCTAATCATTCCTCTTCTTTTGGCAGATTGATTGATTCCCGGGTTTAACATATCATCATCCATGGCCCACGACTTGCACGACGACCTGGAgttcgtctccggcggcggcgacgacgacgactactaCTTGGGGTTCAACCACGATTCCGGCCATGGCTTCCACACCTCCGCTGCCACTGCAGCCTCCCAGACGGTATGGGTTGATTCCGACTTCAAATTAATTATTTCTATATTTGTTTGTACGACCCAATATTTATGTTGATCACTAACAATCCTACTACCAAGATAAACTGTTTCATTacctaaagaaaaaaaaagataaaatgatTAAGGGGGGAAAATATCGTTTGAGTTGGTGCGCCGTTACATCAACTTAGTTTGTCCATATATATGTCTGACAAACCATGGTCACaaggtattttttttcactgtgAAAATTCATGTCTTCTTGTTTACATAGCGTTTGCCTTAGTTTGTGCAATTTCTGGTTATTCATGGACGTTTCAGGTAAAGATGTAATCAAAAAGCATGTCTGACACTATGGTCCTCATATATTCATAACGTTTGAAACAGATTTTTCATTGGATTATTATCACGGATTATCTACTTAATTATAACGATATATTAAATActtttagaaataaaataagCAAATAGCTTAGAACAACTGGTctataaagattttttttttacaggcgTGGATCAAATTATCGGTGGTACTAAAAATCTAGTGAAGTAGCTGAAAAGAATGTAGTAATTGATAATTTTATATCCTTTGTTACAAAAGTAACATAGGGAACCACACTTTTGGGATGTTGGGGTTTTGTTCTACAACAAATCACTGGCTAGATAATGAACAGAAATGAGAGAAATTATCAGTTGACTGTTGGGAGAACCCTGGGAGCTGCTACGTCCAGAGCAACATACTTTTGCAATGGTTGTACCACCGGTATAGATTGTGATCTTTCTTTCTTGGAAAATTATACCCCTTTCTACTACagtatagataaatatatggtTTATAGGATGAAAAAAGATGCGAGATTCAGTTGGATGTCATTGAATTTAGgggaaaagaaacaaattaaatgaaGCACCAAAGGGTATTCTCAGATTAAAttaatacaaaattatataatgTTAAGGTATTCCACTCATAATTCAATGTATTACATACTACATTATACTGCTCAATCTAATATGGTTTGACtggtcaaagaaaaaaagagagaattctACAGTCTTTGATCAGaaaatcacatatatatattcgcGTCAGCTATACCAAGAAAATTGTCAGTTTTTGTaaagattagaaaaaaaatggtcatGCCAGAAAAGCAGAGTTCCATCTTCCCCAAAAGATCTCCAATTTTGTTTTACCAAAACTGCATAAAACCGCAGCTAATAGGTGCTCTCTATTTCAGAACAAGCAGATGGACGATACTTCAGCCTTAGACTACAAAGAAGGGAAAGACATGCAAGGGATACCGTGGGAACGGCTGAATTATAGCAGGAATCAGTATCGCGAGATGAGACTAAGGCAATATAAGAATTATGAGAACCTTACTATGCCGCGTGATGGACTACAAAAGGTGagattcttgtgtttttctacTTAAACAATACTCTTCCTCTTGCACTTAAAATGTTTTTggttacatatatttttattcattTGTTTCTCTAGGAATGCAAACAAGTGGAGAGAAAAGACACATTCTATGATTTTCACTTGAATACAAGACTTGTCAAGTCAACAATAGTGCATTTTCAGGTACTGATTTCCTCTGACCTGTCATTCAGATACTTCCATGCATAAGAAAGCTGGCATATGCATTTGGGTAACCGCTTTACAGAAAATTTGAATTAACAATGCTAATTAACTTTATGATTTGTTTGCATAGCACCCTATGAATGCTATACGATATTTTGTTCattaatttttgaaaaatacatAACTAGATACCAACAGTCTAATTTCTAACTACAATTATTTCTGGTAATAGAAATGGAAGAGGTTTCCCTCTGtttattaaataaaaaagtcCACAAGCTTAAAAACAAATTCATCTATGTGGTATCAGCATCTATCATTATTATGCACATGATATTTATCTAGCTTATTCTTAGGTTTGTTATGATTAACTAATAGTCTCCAAAATTTCATACTGTTATGCATATCATTTGCATGTGCACAACCTGCACCATTATATTCTGTTTAATAAAGTGTACTGTTGTACCTTTCTGCCCTTTTGTTTATATAGACATAATATTTACTGCAGGTTGTATGATGAGTTGAGTCAGAATATGCTAAACTGAGATAGTTTTCGATACGAGCAAATTAACCTATGATATTAGGGCAGATGCAATATCTTACTTCCCAGGTGGATGGCCATTCTCAGCAGTCGGCGCAATTATACACGTGGAATATGGTATGATAGGATGTTTTATGATAGGCAATACAGTTAAATAAATCACCTCGAGTTTTGTTGCAGGTTGGAGATGAGAGTTCAGAAATACATTATGCATCATCATTTTTTGTTGTACTTTATGCATTAATAGTGTGTGAAGATTGCTCATCTTGTACCGTGCATGTTGTTTAACTGCATGTTCTTGATTTGACTTTGTTGTGTTGCTAACTGTTCTGGGTAGCTAAAAACTAGTAAGTGACACTAAAttcttaattaaaaattaacatTGAACAGTCCATTTTATCCTTTACCATTAATAGCTCGATAGCTCCTTGCTGAACATAAAGGATAACTTTTGGTTGGCAGTAGCATCTGGATGTCTGCAAATTATAATATACTTGCCAGAAATTGATTCTTCTAGTCTTGTCTGCTTACTGGCACTGCTCTAGAGGTTCTGTGAGGAGGCACTTGGTGCTAGTACATTAGAGgaattgaaaaagaaaattcttaTTTCTGAACCATTTTAGGTAGTGCCAGTTGAAATTTTTACTGTAAAAACTTGTCATTGACTTGCACGATCACATCTTGTAGTACCATTTGCATTATATCCTATCAAAATCCCTCTGAAAATGTAAATGACCATGTTCTTGTGGACATCTCTGCAGCTGAGGAACCTGCTGTGGGCTACTTCCAAGCATGACGTGTATCTGATGCAGAACTACTCTGTCATGCACTGGTCTTCACTGCTCCAGAGAGGAAAGGAAGTGCTCAATGTCGCGGGCCAACTCGCTCCCTCTCAGGTTTGCACCTTTGCCTTTGCGACAAGTCGGTTAGCATTTTAGAGTTTAGACCGTGCGGCCGTTCTCTAACTTGCTCCACCACCTGCTATTCAGAATGTCCGGGGAGCTATGCCGTTGTCGCGGGTGCAGATCAGTACCATGGCGGTGAAAGGCAACCTCATGGTAGCCGGTGGTTTCCAGGGTGAACTCATCTGCAAGGTATGAGCAGTGCACAATCTGCAGACTTGTGGGTGCTCTTGTAGTAGTATATCTTTAACTTATAACTTAGCTCATTGCTTCACCTTATGTCAGTATGTTGATAAACCTGGAGTGGCGTTTTGTACGAATCTGACCGGGAACAACAATTCCATCACGAATTCCGTGGACATATACCAGGCACCAAAGTAAGCAAACCGTCACAAATCTGGGTTTCAGAGCGAGTTGTCAATGGTTTAATTGGTGACtgaattttatgatatttttgaAATTCAGTGGCGGTACTCGAGTTACGGCCGCGAACAACGACTGCGTTGTCAGAACTTTCGACACCGAGAGATTCAGCCTCATTAGCCACTTTGCCTTTCCATGGTCGGTCAATGTGAGTATCGATCCTGTACTCTGAAATTGCTGAAGAATTTGTGTGTATTGTTCAGTTGCTGATCCATGAGCTGAATTAATTTATCACATTGCAGAATACGTCGGTGAGCCCTGACGGCAAGCTCCTCGCGGTTCTTGGTGACAGCTCCGACTGCCTGATCGCCGATTCACAATCTGGCAAGGTACATGCAGAATTTTGCTATATGTTCGCTTCCAAATTCAGAAATCAATTTCAGAAATCAGCTCTGAAATGCTGTGCGTGTTCTTGTGTCATCTTTTGCGAAGGAAATGGCGAGGCTGCAGGGTCACCTGGACTACTCGTTCTCGTCGGCGTGGCACCCCGACGGCCGGGTGCTCGCGACGGGGAACCAGGACAGGACGTGCCGGCTGTGGGACGTGCGCAACCCGTCGCGGTCGGTGGCGGTGCTGGAGGGCCGGATCGGCGCCGTCAGGGGCCTCCGGTACTCGCCGGACGGACGCTTCCTCGCCGTTGCCGAGCCGGCCGACTTCGTCCACGtctacgacgccgccgcgggtTACGCCGCCGCGCAGGAGATCGACCTGTTCGGGGAGATCGCCGGCGTCGCGTTCAGCCCCGCCGGGAataatggcggtggcggcgacgacgacggcggggagGCGCTGTTCGTCAGCATCGCCGACCGCACGTACGGCAGCTTGCTCGAgttccaccggcgccgccgccatggctacCTGGACTGCTGCGTctgatcgccgccgcctccgccatgtCCGCCGGGGCAGTGCATCGCGTGCAAAGCTGTAAGCTTTGAAAAGGTGCAACGCAACACGGCGTTTTCGCGCGCTTTTTTTCTTGCGCTGCCGCGAGCCGAGACatcagttgtttttttttttctttaaaacttTTGGCACGTTGCTGTTTTAcgttgtattattttttttgtattgTACGGTGCAGTGTAGTGCTACATAGTACAGTATACTATACAGGAAGTTGTTCGAAATGTGTATATTTGGAGGAAATTTGTATATATTGGCTTGTCGCTTTGTGTTGTACAAAAGTTCattaatttggtaatgtacGTAAAGAACACTTTTGATGCTTTACAGTTAGTGTTGACTGCGTGCTAATGGAGACTGGATTATTCATGCCACGCTTCTGATAATTGATTTCTCCAGATATTGGATCAGCATAACCTTCTATATACTGTTTAATTTATCCGTATGAGTGACTCTTAAGTCTATAATCCCCACTACTATAAccacaaaacatcaaatagatgtCGGTACTATAGGTGCCGAAGTAGGTAAAACCGGTATCTATAGCGTCTTTTACACCCACACGTCCACACACGGTAGCTTCAAAATCCAAATAACTGACATTTATCCTCAAATAGGTGCCGTTTTTAAAAAGAATCGACATCTATTACTAGTGTCAAAGATACaggtttttaaaataaaaccgaCACTTATAATATATTGTAGATGCCGTTTTAAAAAATCAAGCCGAGCCGACCGCGTCTTATCCACTCGCTCCCGTCCTTATCCCCTCGCGAGGACCGCAAGATTGCAACCCCCTCTCGTTGTCTCGCAACTCTCATTGTGCATTTCCTCTCGcaactctctctttccctctcacttgcgactctctctctccctctcctccccacccacGAACACCGATGGCGTGGCAGGACTGGCCGGATCCGGCACCACTCTTCCTCACAGTGGCGTCACTCTTCCTCACAGTGGCGTGTCCAGCAGCGCCTCCCTTCCCACCGGTGGCGGGATCAGCCGGATCAGGCGCCACTCCTCAAAGTGGCGTGGCCAGCGGCCTCCCATGGTGAGGGAGCTTTGGGTGGCCTCCCCATAGTGTGGGCTCAGTGGGAGGCCTCTCTCGGGGCGTGATGGTCGGCCTCACCCGGTGATGCGACGGGCGGCCTCACCATGGAGGGGCGCTGCAGGTGTCGGTGGTGGGTAGGTGGCCTCTCCTCCCCGGCGGG from Oryza glaberrima chromosome 3, OglaRS2, whole genome shotgun sequence carries:
- the LOC127769074 gene encoding uncharacterized WD repeat-containing protein C2A9.03-like isoform X1, which gives rise to MAHDLHDDLEFVSGGGDDDDYYLGFNHDSGHGFHTSAATAASQTNKQMDDTSALDYKEGKDMQGIPWERLNYSRNQYREMRLRQYKNYENLTMPRDGLQKECKQVERKDTFYDFHLNTRLVKSTIVHFQLRNLLWATSKHDVYLMQNYSVMHWSSLLQRGKEVLNVAGQLAPSQNVRGAMPLSRVQISTMAVKGNLMVAGGFQGELICKYVDKPGVAFCTNLTGNNNSITNSVDIYQAPNGGTRVTAANNDCVVRTFDTERFSLISHFAFPWSVNNTSVSPDGKLLAVLGDSSDCLIADSQSGKEMARLQGHLDYSFSSAWHPDGRVLATGNQDRTCRLWDVRNPSRSVAVLEGRIGAVRGLRYSPDGRFLAVAEPADFVHVYDAAAGYAAAQEIDLFGEIAGVAFSPAGNNGGGGDDDGGEALFVSIADRTYGSLLEFHRRRRHGYLDCCV
- the LOC127769074 gene encoding uncharacterized WD repeat-containing protein C2A9.03-like isoform X2 encodes the protein MILGQMQYLTSQVDGHSQQSAQLYTWNMLRNLLWATSKHDVYLMQNYSVMHWSSLLQRGKEVLNVAGQLAPSQNVRGAMPLSRVQISTMAVKGNLMVAGGFQGELICKYVDKPGVAFCTNLTGNNNSITNSVDIYQAPNGGTRVTAANNDCVVRTFDTERFSLISHFAFPWSVNNTSVSPDGKLLAVLGDSSDCLIADSQSGKEMARLQGHLDYSFSSAWHPDGRVLATGNQDRTCRLWDVRNPSRSVAVLEGRIGAVRGLRYSPDGRFLAVAEPADFVHVYDAAAGYAAAQEIDLFGEIAGVAFSPAGNNGGGGDDDGGEALFVSIADRTYGSLLEFHRRRRHGYLDCCV